In a genomic window of Lepisosteus oculatus isolate fLepOcu1 chromosome 3, fLepOcu1.hap2, whole genome shotgun sequence:
- the stard4 gene encoding stAR-related lipid transfer protein 4 isoform X3 codes for MTSMDIVETFDEQGCCMMRYTTAGQLWNIIAPREFIDFSYTAEYKDGLLSCGVSIEYGELRQNYVRGFNHPCGWFCVPLEDSPDHSLLTGFIQTDLKGMLPQSAVDSAMASTLANFYTDLHKALKV; via the exons CAGGGATGCTGCATGATGCGCTATACCACTGCAGGACAGCTGTGGAACATTATTGCTCCACGAGAATTCATTGATTTCTCCTACACTGCGGAATACAAGGATGGACTCCTGTCCTGTG GTGTGAGCATTGAATACGGGGAATTGAGACAAAACTACGTCCGTGGATTCAATCACCCATGCGGCTGGTTTTGTGTTCCTCTGGAGGACAGCCCAGACCATAGCCTCCTGACCGGCTTCATTCAGACTGACCTCAAAGGCATGCTACCTCAGTCTGCAGTGGATTCGGCTATGGCCAGCACTCTGGCCAATTTCTACACAGACCtgcacaaagcactgaaagtaTAA